One Brassica napus cultivar Da-Ae chromosome C4, Da-Ae, whole genome shotgun sequence genomic region harbors:
- the LOC106447333 gene encoding BTB/POZ domain-containing protein FBL11-like isoform X1 gives MAQLRSLHDDFVILVVDNNQPQEEDESSSSPCQEISISALDISSWDLSEILCYRRVKIRAHRTRLVQESSYFHGLLSGSFSESGHDHVSIEWNLETFLNLMRCIYDCALDVTSTSFLPLFDAALYFGVERLLSKCKRWLLLLASSNDSASPMLELPDLVQMWSFGLERDVDFVPDLCGAYLAKNLMLVKSDEYFGNVPYELLMCCIRHPHLTVDSEMHLADALLVWLDANKRLFDLSETSKDNIVNLMEQVRFSLLPLWFIAERRKSYGFSTFADHSIELVTKLTKMSSKCLVDSLRDGPPTDLRVRLTQYTEKLDLSGCTQLNEAILLLSVLPETYFTNPMWRKSLKSFLKNPEDDARNQEQSSQTTLPISSFETVQEVDISKCQKLDYIVTIKCISKSFPSLRKLRAAYLLNIKVSTMLELLQNFHKLTEVDLTVDIVPIIPCQASVFYTSPGLAQTPPIISLTYGSHIFDSGQVHRSLSSITRLTLEGRSDLYDKDLRSISRSCGSLCYLNIKGCALLSDACIAYVIERCKSLHSLIVCYTSFSENSVLALCADTSVTNSLASNLQMLHMSKCEGISETSLINLITRTKKLKSLCLRDTKVSDSVLCELSGSSLEALDISNTTISSMVLTCVISKNSNLKSLKARGCKNLIQSETMFNCLSKGSGLEELEIGWGFTYFSLVSMRPAVSSLRAISVGLGASLGEDGLNLLPSACPLLESIVLYFQEISDSALTSIVTSLKNLEELALSYCFGDITLQSFKFSIPNLRKLRLERVTRWMTNEDLFVLTQSCPNLTELKLVGCLHLNSDSQPIISSGWPGMISLHLEECGRITENGVASLYGCIALEDLLLRHNGSGIQKNFLLDASLKFPMLRLVSLDMCDAKEGKFDVPEEKEVRFLSIVKISRCKSQRCSLGRELAPVHRETLVMFWNGQNFTNTLLKQRL, from the exons ATGGCGCAGCTAAGAAGCTTACACGATGACTTCGTGATCCTTGTCGTTGATAATAATCAAcctcaagaagaagatgagtcttcttcttctccatgtcAAGAGATTTCGATCTCAGCTTTGGATATTTCATCCTGGGACTTGTCAGAGATACTCTGCTACAGAAGAGTTAAAATTCGAGCTCATCGAACTAG GCTCGTTCAAGAATCATCTTACTTCCATGGCCTTCTTAGCGGAAGCTTCAG TGAATCAGGTCATGATCATGTCTCTATAGAATGGAACTTAGAGACTTTCTTGAATCTTATGAGGTGTATATATGATTGCGCCCTTGATGTTACATCCACTAGTTTCTTACCTCTTTTCGAT GCTGCACTCTATTTTGGTGTGGAGAGGCTTCTATCTAAATGCAAGAGGTGGCTTTTACTGTTGGCATCATCGAATGACTCTGCATCACCAATGCTAGAATTGCCTGACCTTGTTCAGATGTGGAGTTTCGGTCTCGAGCGTG ATGTAGACTTTGTGCCAGATCTCTGTGGAGCATATCTTGCAAAGAATCTC ATGCTGGTAAAATCTGATGAGTATTTTGGAAATGTTCCATATGAGTTGTTGATGTGCTGCATAAGACATCCTCACCTGACTGTAGACAG TGAGATGCATCTTGCCGATGCACTTCTTGTTTGGCTTGATGCCAACAAAAGACTGTTTGACTTGTCAGAGACTAGTAAGGATAACATAGTCAACTTGATGGAACAG GTCCGGTTTAGTCTTTTGCCGCTGTGGTTTATTGCAG AAAGAAGAAAGTCATATGGTTTCTCAACGTTTGCTGATCATAGCATTGAACTGGTTACTAAACTAACCAAAATGTCATCCAAATGTTTGGTTGATAGTCTAAGAGATGGACCTCCTACTGATCTTAGAGTTCGGTTGACTCAATACACAGAG AAACTGGATCTCTCAGGATGCACGCAGTTAAACGAAGCCATTCTGCTACTCTCAGTACTTCCTGAAACATATTTTACAAACCCCATGTGGAGAAAGAGTTTAAAAAGCTTCTTAAAGAACCCTGAGGACGACGCAAGAAACCAAGAACAGTCATCTCAGACAACTCTACCAATCTCATCTTTTGAAACGGTGCAAGAGGTTGATATCTCCAAGTGCCAGAAGCTTGATTATATAGTCACGATCAAGTGCATCTCCAAGTCATTCCCATCGTTGAGAAAACTGAGAGCTGCTTACCTCTTAAACATCAAGGTGTCCACTATGCTTGAACTTCTCCAGAACTTTCACAAGCTTACTGAAGTCGATTTAACAGTTGATATCGTTCCTATAATACCGTGTCAAGCATCTGTGTTTTACACAAGTCCAGGTTTAGCTCAGACTCCTCCCATCATCTCCTTAACATATGGAAGTCATATCTTTGATTCTGGCCAAGTTCATCGTTCTCTCTCGAGTATCACAAGACTAACTCTGGAGGGTAGAAGTGATTTATATG ATAAGGATCTAAGGAGCATCTCTAGGTCATGTGGTTCATTATGTTACCTGAACATAAAAGGGTGTGCACTACTCTCAGATGCATGTATAGCTTATGTTATAGAGAGGTGTAAAAGCTTACACTCTCTCATAGTTTGCTACACCTCTTTCTCGGAGAACTCAGTCTTGGCACTATGCGCTGATACTTCTGTGACCAATTCATTAGCATCCAATCTTCAGATGCTGCACATGAGTAAATGCGAAG GAATTAGCGAGACATCGCTTATAAACTTGATAACACGGACAAAGAAACTGAAGAGTCTTTGCTTAAGGGATACAAAAGTTTCAGACAGTGTGCTATGTGAACTCTCTGGCTCTTCCTTAGAAGCACTTGATATTTCAAATACCACG ATATCTAGTATGGTTCTTACTTGTGTCATTAGCAAAAACTCTAATCTAAAAAGCCTTAAAGCCAGGGGATGTAAGAATCTGATACAATCAGAGACTATGTTTAACTGTTTAAGCAAGGGGAGTGGACTAGAGGAGCTTGAGATTGGTTGGGGGTTTACTTACTTCTCTCTTGTGTCTATGAGACCTGCGGTTTCGTCCCTACGAGCTATAAGTGTGGGTTTGGGTGCTTCCTTAGGTGAAGATGGTTTAAACCTTCTACCTTCGGCTTGTCCTTTGCTAGAGTCTATTGTCCTTTACTTTCAGGAAATATCTGACTCTGCCTTGACGAGTATAGTGACATCATTGAAGAACCTAGAGGAGCTAGCTTTGTCGTATTGTTTCGGTGACATAACACTTCAGAGTTTTAAGTTCTCTATACCGAACCTGAGGAAACTAAGGCTTGAGAGGGTAACTCGTTGGATGACTAATGAAGATTTGTTTGTTCTCACGCAAAGCTGTCCCAACTTGACTGAGCTTAAGCTGGTAGGATGTTTACACTTAAACTCAG ATTCTCAACCAATCATCTCATCTGGATGGCCTGGAATGATATCTCTTCATCTTGAG GAATGTGGGAGAATAACAGAGAATGGTGTTGCTTCTCTCTATGGGTGCATTGCTCTTGAAGATCTTTTGCTTCGCCACAAT GGCTCTGGGATACAGAAAAACTTCCTTCTTGATGCTTCTttgaag TTTCCAATGCTTCGGCTTGTATCTCTGGACATGTGTGATGCAAAGGAAGGCAAGTTTGATGTCCCAGAG GAGAAAGAAGTTCGATTTCTAAGCATAGTGAAAATCAGTAGATGCAAGTCTCAGAGATGCTCTCTGGGAAGAGAGTTAGCTCCAGTGCATAGAGAGACGCTGGTTATGTTTTGGAACGGCCAAAACTTCACTAATACACTGCTCAAACAAAGACTTTAG
- the LOC106447333 gene encoding BTB/POZ domain-containing protein FBL11-like isoform X2, with amino-acid sequence MAQLRSLHDDFVILVVDNNQPQEEDESSSSPCQEISISALDISSWDLSEILCYRRVKIRAHRTRLVQESSYFHGLLSGSFSESGHDHVSIEWNLETFLNLMRCIYDCALDVTSTSFLPLFDAALYFGVERLLSKCKRWLLLLASSNDSASPMLELPDLVQMWSFGLERDVDFVPDLCGAYLAKNLMLVKSDEYFGNVPYELLMCCIRHPHLTVDSEMHLADALLVWLDANKRLFDLSETSKDNIVNLMEQVRFSLLPLWFIAERRKSYGFSTFADHSIELVTKLTKMSSKCLVDSLRDGPPTDLRVRLTQYTEKLDLSGCTQLNEAILLLSVLPETYFTNPMWRKSLKSFLKNPEDDARNQEQSSQTTLPISSFETVQEVDISKCQKLDYIVTIKCISKSFPSLRKLRAAYLLNIKVSTMLELLQNFHKLTEVDLTVDIVPIIPCQASVFYTSPGLAQTPPIISLTYGSHIFDSGQVHRSLSSITRLTLEGRSDLYDKDLRSISRSCGSLCYLNIKGCALLSDACIAYVIERCKSLHSLIVCYTSFSENSVLALCADTSVTNSLASNLQMLHMSKCEGISETSLINLITRTKKLKSLCLRDTKVSDSVLCELSGSSLEALDISNTTISSMVLTCVISKNSNLKSLKARGCKNLIQSETMFNCLSKGSGLEELEIGWGFTYFSLVSMRPAVSSLRAISVGLGASLGEDGLNLLPSACPLLESIVLYFQEISDSALTSIVTSLKNLEELALSYCFGDITLQSFKFSIPNLRKLRLERVTRWMTNEDLFVLTQSCPNLTELKLVGCLHLNSDSQPIISSGWPGMISLHLEECGRITENGVASLYGCIALEDLLLRHNGSGIQKNFLLDASLKFPMLRLVSLDMCDAKEGKFDVPEEKEEVRFLSIVKIRRCKFHRCSLGR; translated from the exons ATGGCGCAGCTAAGAAGCTTACACGATGACTTCGTGATCCTTGTCGTTGATAATAATCAAcctcaagaagaagatgagtcttcttcttctccatgtcAAGAGATTTCGATCTCAGCTTTGGATATTTCATCCTGGGACTTGTCAGAGATACTCTGCTACAGAAGAGTTAAAATTCGAGCTCATCGAACTAG GCTCGTTCAAGAATCATCTTACTTCCATGGCCTTCTTAGCGGAAGCTTCAG TGAATCAGGTCATGATCATGTCTCTATAGAATGGAACTTAGAGACTTTCTTGAATCTTATGAGGTGTATATATGATTGCGCCCTTGATGTTACATCCACTAGTTTCTTACCTCTTTTCGAT GCTGCACTCTATTTTGGTGTGGAGAGGCTTCTATCTAAATGCAAGAGGTGGCTTTTACTGTTGGCATCATCGAATGACTCTGCATCACCAATGCTAGAATTGCCTGACCTTGTTCAGATGTGGAGTTTCGGTCTCGAGCGTG ATGTAGACTTTGTGCCAGATCTCTGTGGAGCATATCTTGCAAAGAATCTC ATGCTGGTAAAATCTGATGAGTATTTTGGAAATGTTCCATATGAGTTGTTGATGTGCTGCATAAGACATCCTCACCTGACTGTAGACAG TGAGATGCATCTTGCCGATGCACTTCTTGTTTGGCTTGATGCCAACAAAAGACTGTTTGACTTGTCAGAGACTAGTAAGGATAACATAGTCAACTTGATGGAACAG GTCCGGTTTAGTCTTTTGCCGCTGTGGTTTATTGCAG AAAGAAGAAAGTCATATGGTTTCTCAACGTTTGCTGATCATAGCATTGAACTGGTTACTAAACTAACCAAAATGTCATCCAAATGTTTGGTTGATAGTCTAAGAGATGGACCTCCTACTGATCTTAGAGTTCGGTTGACTCAATACACAGAG AAACTGGATCTCTCAGGATGCACGCAGTTAAACGAAGCCATTCTGCTACTCTCAGTACTTCCTGAAACATATTTTACAAACCCCATGTGGAGAAAGAGTTTAAAAAGCTTCTTAAAGAACCCTGAGGACGACGCAAGAAACCAAGAACAGTCATCTCAGACAACTCTACCAATCTCATCTTTTGAAACGGTGCAAGAGGTTGATATCTCCAAGTGCCAGAAGCTTGATTATATAGTCACGATCAAGTGCATCTCCAAGTCATTCCCATCGTTGAGAAAACTGAGAGCTGCTTACCTCTTAAACATCAAGGTGTCCACTATGCTTGAACTTCTCCAGAACTTTCACAAGCTTACTGAAGTCGATTTAACAGTTGATATCGTTCCTATAATACCGTGTCAAGCATCTGTGTTTTACACAAGTCCAGGTTTAGCTCAGACTCCTCCCATCATCTCCTTAACATATGGAAGTCATATCTTTGATTCTGGCCAAGTTCATCGTTCTCTCTCGAGTATCACAAGACTAACTCTGGAGGGTAGAAGTGATTTATATG ATAAGGATCTAAGGAGCATCTCTAGGTCATGTGGTTCATTATGTTACCTGAACATAAAAGGGTGTGCACTACTCTCAGATGCATGTATAGCTTATGTTATAGAGAGGTGTAAAAGCTTACACTCTCTCATAGTTTGCTACACCTCTTTCTCGGAGAACTCAGTCTTGGCACTATGCGCTGATACTTCTGTGACCAATTCATTAGCATCCAATCTTCAGATGCTGCACATGAGTAAATGCGAAG GAATTAGCGAGACATCGCTTATAAACTTGATAACACGGACAAAGAAACTGAAGAGTCTTTGCTTAAGGGATACAAAAGTTTCAGACAGTGTGCTATGTGAACTCTCTGGCTCTTCCTTAGAAGCACTTGATATTTCAAATACCACG ATATCTAGTATGGTTCTTACTTGTGTCATTAGCAAAAACTCTAATCTAAAAAGCCTTAAAGCCAGGGGATGTAAGAATCTGATACAATCAGAGACTATGTTTAACTGTTTAAGCAAGGGGAGTGGACTAGAGGAGCTTGAGATTGGTTGGGGGTTTACTTACTTCTCTCTTGTGTCTATGAGACCTGCGGTTTCGTCCCTACGAGCTATAAGTGTGGGTTTGGGTGCTTCCTTAGGTGAAGATGGTTTAAACCTTCTACCTTCGGCTTGTCCTTTGCTAGAGTCTATTGTCCTTTACTTTCAGGAAATATCTGACTCTGCCTTGACGAGTATAGTGACATCATTGAAGAACCTAGAGGAGCTAGCTTTGTCGTATTGTTTCGGTGACATAACACTTCAGAGTTTTAAGTTCTCTATACCGAACCTGAGGAAACTAAGGCTTGAGAGGGTAACTCGTTGGATGACTAATGAAGATTTGTTTGTTCTCACGCAAAGCTGTCCCAACTTGACTGAGCTTAAGCTGGTAGGATGTTTACACTTAAACTCAG ATTCTCAACCAATCATCTCATCTGGATGGCCTGGAATGATATCTCTTCATCTTGAG GAATGTGGGAGAATAACAGAGAATGGTGTTGCTTCTCTCTATGGGTGCATTGCTCTTGAAGATCTTTTGCTTCGCCACAAT GGCTCTGGGATACAGAAAAACTTCCTTCTTGATGCTTCTttgaag TTTCCAATGCTTCGGCTTGTATCTCTGGACATGTGTGATGCAAAGGAAGGCAAGTTTGATGTCCCAGAG
- the LOC106447333 gene encoding BTB/POZ domain-containing protein FBL11-like isoform X3 translates to MAQLRSLHDDFVILVVDNNQPQEEDESSSSPCQEISISALDISSWDLSEILCYRRVKIRAHRTRLVQESSYFHGLLSGSFSESGHDHVSIEWNLETFLNLMRCIYDCALDVTSTSFLPLFDAALYFGVERLLSKCKRWLLLLASSNDSASPMLELPDLVQMWSFGLERDVDFVPDLCGAYLAKNLMLVKSDEYFGNVPYELLMCCIRHPHLTVDSEMHLADALLVWLDANKRLFDLSETSKDNIVNLMEQVRFSLLPLWFIAERRKSYGFSTFADHSIELVTKLTKMSSKCLVDSLRDGPPTDLRVRLTQYTEKLDLSGCTQLNEAILLLSVLPETYFTNPMWRKSLKSFLKNPEDDARNQEQSSQTTLPISSFETVQEVDISKCQKLDYIVTIKCISKSFPSLRKLRAAYLLNIKVSTMLELLQNFHKLTEVDLTVDIVPIIPCQASVFYTSPGLAQTPPIISLTYGSHIFDSGQVHRSLSSITRLTLEGRSDLYDKDLRSISRSCGSLCYLNIKGCALLSDACIAYVIERCKSLHSLIVCYTSFSENSVLALCADTSVTNSLASNLQMLHMSKCEGISETSLINLITRTKKLKSLCLRDTKVSDSVLCELSGSSLEALDISNTTEISDSALTSIVTSLKNLEELALSYCFGDITLQSFKFSIPNLRKLRLERVTRWMTNEDLFVLTQSCPNLTELKLVGCLHLNSDSQPIISSGWPGMISLHLEECGRITENGVASLYGCIALEDLLLRHNGSGIQKNFLLDASLKFPMLRLVSLDMCDAKEGKFDVPEEKEVRFLSIVKISRCKSQRCSLGRELAPVHRETLVMFWNGQNFTNTLLKQRL, encoded by the exons ATGGCGCAGCTAAGAAGCTTACACGATGACTTCGTGATCCTTGTCGTTGATAATAATCAAcctcaagaagaagatgagtcttcttcttctccatgtcAAGAGATTTCGATCTCAGCTTTGGATATTTCATCCTGGGACTTGTCAGAGATACTCTGCTACAGAAGAGTTAAAATTCGAGCTCATCGAACTAG GCTCGTTCAAGAATCATCTTACTTCCATGGCCTTCTTAGCGGAAGCTTCAG TGAATCAGGTCATGATCATGTCTCTATAGAATGGAACTTAGAGACTTTCTTGAATCTTATGAGGTGTATATATGATTGCGCCCTTGATGTTACATCCACTAGTTTCTTACCTCTTTTCGAT GCTGCACTCTATTTTGGTGTGGAGAGGCTTCTATCTAAATGCAAGAGGTGGCTTTTACTGTTGGCATCATCGAATGACTCTGCATCACCAATGCTAGAATTGCCTGACCTTGTTCAGATGTGGAGTTTCGGTCTCGAGCGTG ATGTAGACTTTGTGCCAGATCTCTGTGGAGCATATCTTGCAAAGAATCTC ATGCTGGTAAAATCTGATGAGTATTTTGGAAATGTTCCATATGAGTTGTTGATGTGCTGCATAAGACATCCTCACCTGACTGTAGACAG TGAGATGCATCTTGCCGATGCACTTCTTGTTTGGCTTGATGCCAACAAAAGACTGTTTGACTTGTCAGAGACTAGTAAGGATAACATAGTCAACTTGATGGAACAG GTCCGGTTTAGTCTTTTGCCGCTGTGGTTTATTGCAG AAAGAAGAAAGTCATATGGTTTCTCAACGTTTGCTGATCATAGCATTGAACTGGTTACTAAACTAACCAAAATGTCATCCAAATGTTTGGTTGATAGTCTAAGAGATGGACCTCCTACTGATCTTAGAGTTCGGTTGACTCAATACACAGAG AAACTGGATCTCTCAGGATGCACGCAGTTAAACGAAGCCATTCTGCTACTCTCAGTACTTCCTGAAACATATTTTACAAACCCCATGTGGAGAAAGAGTTTAAAAAGCTTCTTAAAGAACCCTGAGGACGACGCAAGAAACCAAGAACAGTCATCTCAGACAACTCTACCAATCTCATCTTTTGAAACGGTGCAAGAGGTTGATATCTCCAAGTGCCAGAAGCTTGATTATATAGTCACGATCAAGTGCATCTCCAAGTCATTCCCATCGTTGAGAAAACTGAGAGCTGCTTACCTCTTAAACATCAAGGTGTCCACTATGCTTGAACTTCTCCAGAACTTTCACAAGCTTACTGAAGTCGATTTAACAGTTGATATCGTTCCTATAATACCGTGTCAAGCATCTGTGTTTTACACAAGTCCAGGTTTAGCTCAGACTCCTCCCATCATCTCCTTAACATATGGAAGTCATATCTTTGATTCTGGCCAAGTTCATCGTTCTCTCTCGAGTATCACAAGACTAACTCTGGAGGGTAGAAGTGATTTATATG ATAAGGATCTAAGGAGCATCTCTAGGTCATGTGGTTCATTATGTTACCTGAACATAAAAGGGTGTGCACTACTCTCAGATGCATGTATAGCTTATGTTATAGAGAGGTGTAAAAGCTTACACTCTCTCATAGTTTGCTACACCTCTTTCTCGGAGAACTCAGTCTTGGCACTATGCGCTGATACTTCTGTGACCAATTCATTAGCATCCAATCTTCAGATGCTGCACATGAGTAAATGCGAAG GAATTAGCGAGACATCGCTTATAAACTTGATAACACGGACAAAGAAACTGAAGAGTCTTTGCTTAAGGGATACAAAAGTTTCAGACAGTGTGCTATGTGAACTCTCTGGCTCTTCCTTAGAAGCACTTGATATTTCAAATACCACG GAAATATCTGACTCTGCCTTGACGAGTATAGTGACATCATTGAAGAACCTAGAGGAGCTAGCTTTGTCGTATTGTTTCGGTGACATAACACTTCAGAGTTTTAAGTTCTCTATACCGAACCTGAGGAAACTAAGGCTTGAGAGGGTAACTCGTTGGATGACTAATGAAGATTTGTTTGTTCTCACGCAAAGCTGTCCCAACTTGACTGAGCTTAAGCTGGTAGGATGTTTACACTTAAACTCAG ATTCTCAACCAATCATCTCATCTGGATGGCCTGGAATGATATCTCTTCATCTTGAG GAATGTGGGAGAATAACAGAGAATGGTGTTGCTTCTCTCTATGGGTGCATTGCTCTTGAAGATCTTTTGCTTCGCCACAAT GGCTCTGGGATACAGAAAAACTTCCTTCTTGATGCTTCTttgaag TTTCCAATGCTTCGGCTTGTATCTCTGGACATGTGTGATGCAAAGGAAGGCAAGTTTGATGTCCCAGAG GAGAAAGAAGTTCGATTTCTAAGCATAGTGAAAATCAGTAGATGCAAGTCTCAGAGATGCTCTCTGGGAAGAGAGTTAGCTCCAGTGCATAGAGAGACGCTGGTTATGTTTTGGAACGGCCAAAACTTCACTAATACACTGCTCAAACAAAGACTTTAG